One region of Juglans microcarpa x Juglans regia isolate MS1-56 chromosome 7S, Jm3101_v1.0, whole genome shotgun sequence genomic DNA includes:
- the LOC121241542 gene encoding uncharacterized protein LOC121241542 isoform X1 has protein sequence MGNWRNRSSRRIFRHHRSPWSPLREYDHYIPPEWKDGVPLWEKKFCTLIGSIPWGKIVDTKNFMYCHNNVVSWDDSAGEEAFQNAKKHFWSKINGLRCDISLPDPDIYIDEIDWKPKIDPELIKELDQYCFVPDEEELNTQVRQKNRNSKTAVPVPSEGHNMNQEYDNPWESDDMQDSGVLENRAQGWNQWENKKNDRKTLNNDDNPWEHSSTQGNAGMMDNSWGNCGDKSWGYNQVGNHVSLSRDRNNTDNTWEHGCQGVVSMNDKRRGHFGKKAWGCNQQETENLDNANNPWESRYNRSSELKDRGWKDNVVNAWGWKQWDNSNNEIKHQELGRTGGGWGTWNEGCRKREGSHLYVQGTKSSRFGGDGNQRRHCWRGQTKKRVSFGREYSEIKNGLPSFY, from the exons ATGGGCAACTGGAGAAATCGCTCCTCCCGTAGAATTTTCCGTCATCATCGATCTCCATGGTCGCCCCTTAGAGAATACGACCATTACATTCCTCCTG AATGGAAAGATGGTGTGCCACTATGGGAAAAGAAATTCTGCACTTTGATTGGATCGATACCATGGGGGAAGATAGTAGACACCAAGAATTTTATGTACTGCCATAATAATGTAGTCAGTTGGGATGATTCTGCTGGTGAAGAAGCATTTCAAAATGCAAAGAAACATTTTTGGTCTAAGATCAATGGCCTCCGCTGTGATATCTCTCTGCCCGATCCAGATATTTACATTGATGAGATAGATTGGAAACCTAAAATTGATCCTGAACTGATCAAGGAATTGGATCAATATTGCTTTGTTCCCGATGAGGAAGAACTGAATACACAGGTGAggcaaaaaaatagaaactcaaAAACAGCAGTGCCTGTTCCTTCAGAAGGCCATAATATGAACCAAGAATATGACAATCCTTGGGAATCTGACGATATGCAGGACAGTGGAGTTTTGGAAAATAGAGCACAGGGATGGAACCAATgggagaacaaaaaaaatgatcGGAAAACTTTGAATAATGATGATAATCCTTGGGAGCACAGCTCTACTCAGGGCAATGCAGGTATGATGGACAATTCATGGGGAAACTGTGGGGATAAGTCATGGGGTTATAATCAGGTAGGAAACCATGTCAGCCTCTCAAGGGATCGGAATAATACTGACAATACTTGGGAGCATGGCTGTCAGGGTGTTGTCTCCATGAATGATAAGAGGCGGGGTCATTTTGGGAAGAAAGCTTGGGGCTGTAACCAACAGGAGACAGAGAATTTGGATAATGCTAACAATCCTTGGGAAAGCAGATATAATCGGAGCAGTGAATTAAAAGATCGAGGATGGAAAGATAATGTGGTAAATGCCTGGGGTTGGAAACAGTGGGACAATAGTAATAATGAGATTAAACACCAGGAATTAGGAAGAACTGGTGGAGGTTGGGGAACGTGGAATGAGGGTTGCAGGAAGAGAGAAGGTTCTCATCTGTATGTGCAGGGTACCAAAAGCTCTAGATTTGGAGGCGATGGTAATCAAAGAAGGCATTGCTGGAGGGGGCAAACAAAGAAAAGAGTCAGTTTTGGCCGTGAGTACTCAGAGATCAAGAATGGGCTTCCGTCTTTTTATTAG
- the LOC121241542 gene encoding bifunctional endo-1,4-beta-xylanase XylA-like isoform X2 codes for MYCHNNVVSWDDSAGEEAFQNAKKHFWSKINGLRCDISLPDPDIYIDEIDWKPKIDPELIKELDQYCFVPDEEELNTQVRQKNRNSKTAVPVPSEGHNMNQEYDNPWESDDMQDSGVLENRAQGWNQWENKKNDRKTLNNDDNPWEHSSTQGNAGMMDNSWGNCGDKSWGYNQVGNHVSLSRDRNNTDNTWEHGCQGVVSMNDKRRGHFGKKAWGCNQQETENLDNANNPWESRYNRSSELKDRGWKDNVVNAWGWKQWDNSNNEIKHQELGRTGGGWGTWNEGCRKREGSHLYVQGTKSSRFGGDGNQRRHCWRGQTKKRVSFGREYSEIKNGLPSFY; via the coding sequence ATGTACTGCCATAATAATGTAGTCAGTTGGGATGATTCTGCTGGTGAAGAAGCATTTCAAAATGCAAAGAAACATTTTTGGTCTAAGATCAATGGCCTCCGCTGTGATATCTCTCTGCCCGATCCAGATATTTACATTGATGAGATAGATTGGAAACCTAAAATTGATCCTGAACTGATCAAGGAATTGGATCAATATTGCTTTGTTCCCGATGAGGAAGAACTGAATACACAGGTGAggcaaaaaaatagaaactcaaAAACAGCAGTGCCTGTTCCTTCAGAAGGCCATAATATGAACCAAGAATATGACAATCCTTGGGAATCTGACGATATGCAGGACAGTGGAGTTTTGGAAAATAGAGCACAGGGATGGAACCAATgggagaacaaaaaaaatgatcGGAAAACTTTGAATAATGATGATAATCCTTGGGAGCACAGCTCTACTCAGGGCAATGCAGGTATGATGGACAATTCATGGGGAAACTGTGGGGATAAGTCATGGGGTTATAATCAGGTAGGAAACCATGTCAGCCTCTCAAGGGATCGGAATAATACTGACAATACTTGGGAGCATGGCTGTCAGGGTGTTGTCTCCATGAATGATAAGAGGCGGGGTCATTTTGGGAAGAAAGCTTGGGGCTGTAACCAACAGGAGACAGAGAATTTGGATAATGCTAACAATCCTTGGGAAAGCAGATATAATCGGAGCAGTGAATTAAAAGATCGAGGATGGAAAGATAATGTGGTAAATGCCTGGGGTTGGAAACAGTGGGACAATAGTAATAATGAGATTAAACACCAGGAATTAGGAAGAACTGGTGGAGGTTGGGGAACGTGGAATGAGGGTTGCAGGAAGAGAGAAGGTTCTCATCTGTATGTGCAGGGTACCAAAAGCTCTAGATTTGGAGGCGATGGTAATCAAAGAAGGCATTGCTGGAGGGGGCAAACAAAGAAAAGAGTCAGTTTTGGCCGTGAGTACTCAGAGATCAAGAATGGGCTTCCGTCTTTTTATTAG
- the LOC121241509 gene encoding LOW QUALITY PROTEIN: glycosyltransferase-like KOBITO 1 (The sequence of the model RefSeq protein was modified relative to this genomic sequence to represent the inferred CDS: deleted 2 bases in 1 codon): MPNHQHLQAVLRPNQSSPSSSFTSKVLLLLTLLPLTLATLAFVLQWRGGITDPTTRWAPGSQHLFPGMDPSPLSPTPHHSSPSDCVSLGRGASPSFPYYHGWKFDYGSNLRPKICITTSTSAGLEQILPWMFYHKVIGVSAFLLFVEGKAASPDVSKVLESIPGVKVIYRTKELEEQQAKSRIWNETWLSSFFYKPCNYELFVKQSLNMEMAIVMARDAGMDWIIHLDTDELLHPAGAREYSLRQLLLDVPKNVDMVIFPNYESSVEREDIKEPFTEVSMFKRNYDHLPKDAYFGMYKESTRGNPNYFLTYGNGKSAARIQDHLRPNGAHRWHNYMKFPKEIKLEEAAVLHYTYAKFSDLTSRRDRCGCKPTKEDVKRCFMLEFDRSAFIIASTATEAEMLNWYREHIVWGDKDIKMKLLRKGILTRIYAPMAIIQGLRESGIFSSIIASAPMNLSKGKFLSSIGSSNSSRAAASESLPSRRIGRGREYQATVRKVLKIESAACYEAAVPPLSPPGMDDDPLIIEV; encoded by the exons ATGCCCAACCACCAGCACCTCCAGGCCGTGCTCCGTCCCAACCAATCTTCCCCTTCGAGCTCCTTCACCTCCAAGGTCCTCCTCCTTCTCACTCTGCTCCCTCTCACGCTCGCCACCTTGGCCTTTGTCCTCCAATGGCGTGGTGGGATCACCGACCCCACAACCCGCTGGGCCCCC GGGTCCCAACACCTGTTCCCCGGGATGGacccctcccctctctcccccACTCCCCACCACTCTTCTCCCTCCGACTGCGTCAGCCTCGGTCGCGGCGCTTCCCCTTCGTTCCCTTACTATCACGGCTGGAAGTTCGACTACGGGTCCAATCTGAGGCCTAAG ATATGTATTACGACGAGTACATCAGCTGGCTTGGAGCAGATTTTGCCATGGATGTTTTACCACAAGGTTATTGGAGTCTCagcctttcttctttttgtggAAGGAAAGGCTGCATCTCCCGACGTGTCTAAAGTTCTGGAATCTATCCCT GGTGTGAAAGTGATATATAGAACGAAAGAGCTGGAAGAACAACAGGCTAAGAG CCGGATTTGGAATGAGACATGGCTTTCAAGCTTCTTTTACAAGCCATGCAATTATGAGCTGTTTGTGAAGCAATCTCTCAATATGGAGATGGCAATTGTAATGGCACGG GATGCTGGTATGGACTGGATAATCCATCTAGACACTGATGAGTTACTACACCCAGCTGGTGCTCGGGAGTATTCCTTGAGGCAGCTGCTGCTTGATGTGCCTAAAAATGTGGATATGGTTATCTTTCCTAATTAT GAAAGCAGTGTTGAACGAGAGGATATTAAGGAACCTTTTACAGAG GTGTCAATGTTCAAGAGGAATTATGACCATCTTCCAAAGGACGCATATTTTGGCATGTACAAAGAATCGACTCGTGGTAATCCAAACTACTTTTTGACTTATGGAAATGGGAAATCAGCTGCTCGGATTCAAGATCATCTTCGTCCCAATGGTGCACACAGATGGCACAATTATATGAAATTCCCGAA AGAAATTAAATTGGAGGAAGCTGCTGTTCTACACTATACATATGCCAAGTTTTCAGACTTGACCTCTAGGCGTGATCGATGTGGCTGCAAGCCTACAAAGGAGGATGTCAAAAGATGCTTTATGTTGGAATTTGACAGATCT GCATTTATAATTGCTTCAACAGCAACAGAGGCGGAAATGCTAAACTG GTACCGGGAACACATTGTGTGGGGTGACaaagatataaaaatgaaactgcTGAGGAAGGGTATATTAACTCGCATATATGCTCCCATG GCCATAATACAAGGCTTGCGGGAGTCCGGTATCTTCAGCTCTATTATTGCATCTGCCCCAATGAATCTTTCAAAGGGGAAATTTCTTTCATCCATTGGGAGTAGTAACTCGTCTAGAGCTGCTGCCTCTGAATCCCTTCCGTCAAGAAGGATTGGTAGAGGCAGAGAGTATCAGGCTACTGTTAGGAAGGTCTTGAAAATTGAATCTGCTGCATGTTATGAAGCAGCTGTTCCGCCATTGTCCCCACCAGGAATGGATGATGACCCCCTTATCATTGAAGTGTGA
- the LOC121241019 gene encoding ubiquitin carboxyl-terminal hydrolase 24 isoform X1, whose product MNDSKKLVVFGSFTEDETRSLLLKKSSKNAEKSVEKKELQFGSVNFVTLKVSGGLHGESIIELDSPKGSNSVLSSNTIKKDDEVQSVKIVNTHLPGVLRTPKENGSLDRSTHGSHINGAEEVNQDNIGSSSLLISQNQYGPSLPISSLKLQNTEQNGGSMDSSLFAAEDDSRKASNGPVLSCRNLLSRGLINSGNLCFLNATLQALLSCSPFVQLLQELRTRNIPKVGYPTLTAFAEFIAEFDMPNGSSLETDIATLESGRPFWPAMFEDILKKFTPDVPSSISGRPRQEDAQEFLSSIMDQMHDELLKLEGQSSSINGNKLSLVSSAESDEWETVGRKNKSAVTRTQSFVPSELSDIFGGQLRSLVKARGNKASATVQPFLLLHLDIHPEAVRTIEDALRLFSAPESLEGYRTSTTGKAGVVTASKSFKIQTLSKIMILHLKRFGYGKQGSTKLHKPVHFPLELVLSRELLVSSSNEGRKYELVATITHHGWEPSKGHYTADTRYPNGQWLRFDDASVTAIGANKVLHEQAYVLFYKQVE is encoded by the exons ATGAATGATTCTAAg AAGTTAGTAGTATTTGGGTCATTTACTGAAGATGAAACCAGGTCCTTGCTGCTAAAGAAGTCGTCTAAGAATGCTGAAAAGTCGGTGGAGAAGAAAGAATTGCAGTTTGGTTCAGTGAATTTTGTGACTCTAAAAGTTTCGGGTGGCCTTCATGGTGAATCAATCATAGAGTTGGATTCTCCGAAAGGGTCGAATAGTGTGCTTTCCTCGAATACGATTAAGAAGGATGATGAAGTGCAGAGTGTTAAAATAGTAAATACACATTTACCGGGAGTGCTTAGAACtccaaaagaaaatggaagccTCGATCGTTCCACCCATGGTTCTCATATTAATGGTGCAGAAGAAGTGAACCAAGATAATATCGGTTCATCCTCGTTGCTTATATCCCAGAATCAATATGGTCCCTCACTTCCCATTTCGAGTTTGAAATTGCAGAACACAGAGCAGAATGGAGGTTCCATGGATTCATCCTTGTTTGCCGCTGAGGATGACTCCAGGAAGGCATCTAATGGGCCTGTTTTGTCTTGCAGAAACCTTTTATCCAGAGGCTTAATAAACTCAGGGAATTTATGCTTTCTTAATGCAACCCTGCAGGCGCTCCTATCCTGTTCTCCTTTTGTTCAGCTTCTGCAGGAATTGAGAACTCGCAACATTCCCAAG GTTGGCTATCCGACATTAACTGCATTTGCAGAATTCATTGCCGAATTTGACATGCCAAATGGTTCAAGCTTAGAGACAGATATAGCTACTCTTGAGAGTGGGAGGCCTTTTTGGCCTGCCATGTTTGAggatattcttaaaaaatttactCCTGATGTACCAAGTAGCATCTCAGGCAGACCAAG GCAGGAAGATGCTCAGGAATTCCTAAGCTCCATCATGGATCAAATGCATGATGAGTTACTTAAACTTGAAGGGCAGTCTTCAAGCATAAATGGAAACAAATTATCTCTGGTTTCATCTGCAGAAAGCGATGAATGGGAAACAGTTGGCCGAAAGAACAAATCAGCAGTGACAAGAACTCAAAGTTTTGTCCCTTCAGAACTAAGTGATATATTTGGAGGGCAGTTGAGAAGTCTGGTGAAGGCAAGAG GAAATAAAGCTTCTGCCACTGTTCAACCATTTCTCTTGCTGCACCTCGATATTCATCCTGAAGCTGTTCGTACTATTGAGGATGCACTTCGATTATTTTCTGCACCCGAATCTCTTGAGGGGTACCGAACGTCAACAACTGGGAAG GCTGGTGTTGTGACTGCCAGCAAATCATTTAAGATACAAACCCTTTCAAAGATAATGATATTGCACCTTAAGCGTTTTGGTTATGGAAAGCAAGGAAGCACCAAGTTGCATAAGCCCGTGCACTTTCCTCTTGAATTGGTGTTGAGCCGTGAACTGCTTGTTTCTTCATCTAATGAG GGTCGAAAATATGAACTTGTTGCTACAATAACTCATCATGGGTGGGAGCCCTCGAAGGGGCACTATACAGCTGATACTCGTTATCCCAATGGTCAGTGGCTACGGTTTGATGATGCATCAGTCACTGCCATTGGTGCAAATAAGGTGTTGCATGAACAGGCATATGTCCTCTTCTACAAACAAGTAGAGTGA
- the LOC121241019 gene encoding ubiquitin carboxyl-terminal hydrolase 24 isoform X2, which produces MNDSKLVVFGSFTEDETRSLLLKKSSKNAEKSVEKKELQFGSVNFVTLKVSGGLHGESIIELDSPKGSNSVLSSNTIKKDDEVQSVKIVNTHLPGVLRTPKENGSLDRSTHGSHINGAEEVNQDNIGSSSLLISQNQYGPSLPISSLKLQNTEQNGGSMDSSLFAAEDDSRKASNGPVLSCRNLLSRGLINSGNLCFLNATLQALLSCSPFVQLLQELRTRNIPKVGYPTLTAFAEFIAEFDMPNGSSLETDIATLESGRPFWPAMFEDILKKFTPDVPSSISGRPRQEDAQEFLSSIMDQMHDELLKLEGQSSSINGNKLSLVSSAESDEWETVGRKNKSAVTRTQSFVPSELSDIFGGQLRSLVKARGNKASATVQPFLLLHLDIHPEAVRTIEDALRLFSAPESLEGYRTSTTGKAGVVTASKSFKIQTLSKIMILHLKRFGYGKQGSTKLHKPVHFPLELVLSRELLVSSSNEGRKYELVATITHHGWEPSKGHYTADTRYPNGQWLRFDDASVTAIGANKVLHEQAYVLFYKQVE; this is translated from the exons ATGAATGATTCTAAg TTAGTAGTATTTGGGTCATTTACTGAAGATGAAACCAGGTCCTTGCTGCTAAAGAAGTCGTCTAAGAATGCTGAAAAGTCGGTGGAGAAGAAAGAATTGCAGTTTGGTTCAGTGAATTTTGTGACTCTAAAAGTTTCGGGTGGCCTTCATGGTGAATCAATCATAGAGTTGGATTCTCCGAAAGGGTCGAATAGTGTGCTTTCCTCGAATACGATTAAGAAGGATGATGAAGTGCAGAGTGTTAAAATAGTAAATACACATTTACCGGGAGTGCTTAGAACtccaaaagaaaatggaagccTCGATCGTTCCACCCATGGTTCTCATATTAATGGTGCAGAAGAAGTGAACCAAGATAATATCGGTTCATCCTCGTTGCTTATATCCCAGAATCAATATGGTCCCTCACTTCCCATTTCGAGTTTGAAATTGCAGAACACAGAGCAGAATGGAGGTTCCATGGATTCATCCTTGTTTGCCGCTGAGGATGACTCCAGGAAGGCATCTAATGGGCCTGTTTTGTCTTGCAGAAACCTTTTATCCAGAGGCTTAATAAACTCAGGGAATTTATGCTTTCTTAATGCAACCCTGCAGGCGCTCCTATCCTGTTCTCCTTTTGTTCAGCTTCTGCAGGAATTGAGAACTCGCAACATTCCCAAG GTTGGCTATCCGACATTAACTGCATTTGCAGAATTCATTGCCGAATTTGACATGCCAAATGGTTCAAGCTTAGAGACAGATATAGCTACTCTTGAGAGTGGGAGGCCTTTTTGGCCTGCCATGTTTGAggatattcttaaaaaatttactCCTGATGTACCAAGTAGCATCTCAGGCAGACCAAG GCAGGAAGATGCTCAGGAATTCCTAAGCTCCATCATGGATCAAATGCATGATGAGTTACTTAAACTTGAAGGGCAGTCTTCAAGCATAAATGGAAACAAATTATCTCTGGTTTCATCTGCAGAAAGCGATGAATGGGAAACAGTTGGCCGAAAGAACAAATCAGCAGTGACAAGAACTCAAAGTTTTGTCCCTTCAGAACTAAGTGATATATTTGGAGGGCAGTTGAGAAGTCTGGTGAAGGCAAGAG GAAATAAAGCTTCTGCCACTGTTCAACCATTTCTCTTGCTGCACCTCGATATTCATCCTGAAGCTGTTCGTACTATTGAGGATGCACTTCGATTATTTTCTGCACCCGAATCTCTTGAGGGGTACCGAACGTCAACAACTGGGAAG GCTGGTGTTGTGACTGCCAGCAAATCATTTAAGATACAAACCCTTTCAAAGATAATGATATTGCACCTTAAGCGTTTTGGTTATGGAAAGCAAGGAAGCACCAAGTTGCATAAGCCCGTGCACTTTCCTCTTGAATTGGTGTTGAGCCGTGAACTGCTTGTTTCTTCATCTAATGAG GGTCGAAAATATGAACTTGTTGCTACAATAACTCATCATGGGTGGGAGCCCTCGAAGGGGCACTATACAGCTGATACTCGTTATCCCAATGGTCAGTGGCTACGGTTTGATGATGCATCAGTCACTGCCATTGGTGCAAATAAGGTGTTGCATGAACAGGCATATGTCCTCTTCTACAAACAAGTAGAGTGA
- the LOC121241024 gene encoding dirigent protein 22-like → MACFLIILITLCSALLNTISGAFIEESREAVAIKRDGKTTHLHFYFHDILSGKNPSAIKIAGPSQSTIFNFGNTMMIDDALTEGPALESKLVGRAQGFYALAAQNEIAMLMVMNFAFMEGEYKGSTLSILGRNPVGNDVREMPVVGGSGVFRQVHGYALAHTVLFDSNTGDATVEYNVYVSHFQPVASLARHGMKPGQHALFFVLFIYLFFVFGLNNSFTSKYV, encoded by the coding sequence ATGGCTTGTTTTCTGATCATTCTCATCACCCTCTGCTCAGCCTTGCTGAACACCATCAGTGGAGCTTTCATCGAGGAAAGCAGAGAAGCCGTGGCGATTAAGCGCGACGGAAAGACGACCCATCTCCACTTCTACTTCCATGATATCCTTAGTGGCAAAAACCCAAGTGCTATCAAGATTGCAGGACCCTCCCAAAGCACCATTTTCAACTTCGGGAACACAATGATGATCGATGATGCTCTAACGGAAGGGCCTGCACTCGAATCGAAACTCGTTGGAAGAGCTCAAGGATTCTATGCCCTGGCTGCACAAAATGAGATTGCAATGCTTATGGTTATGAACTTTGCTTTCATGGAAGGTGAGTATAAGGGCAGTACTCTTAGCATTCTTGGGAGAAATCCAGTGGGTAATGACGTGAGAGAAATGCCCGTAGTTGGAGGTAGTGGGGTTTTCAGACAAGTTCATGGCTATGCATTGGCACATACAGTATTGTTTGATTCAAACACAGGAGATGCCACTGTTGAGTACAATGTTTATGTATCGCATTTCCAGCCCGTTGCTAGCTTAGCTCGACATGGGATGAAGCCAGGGCAACatgctttgttttttgttttatttatttatttattttttgttttcggGTTGAACAACTCATTCACTTCTAAATATGTCTAA
- the LOC121241026 gene encoding dirigent protein 22-like, producing the protein MVCSLIILLILCLALLNTLSAAFVEEITDVIAINCEQKTSHLHFYFHDIVSGKSPSAVRVAGPPNSTIFDFRNTMMVDDALTEGPKLASKIVGRAQGFYAMASQNEASLLMVMNFVFMEDKYNGSSITILGRNPVFSDVREMSIVGGSGLFGNARGYALAHTISVDPKTGDAIVEYHVYVLHFQGFVLA; encoded by the coding sequence ATGGTTTGTTCGCTTATCATTCTCCTCATCCTCTGCTTAGCCTTGCTGAATACCCTCAGTGCAGCTTTTGTGGAGGAAATCACAGATGTCATAGCGATAAACTGCGAGCAAAAGACGAGCCATCTCCACTTCTACTTCCATGATATCGTTAGTggcaaaagcccaagtgctGTCAGAGTTGCAGGGCCTCCAAACAGTACCATTTTCGACTTCCGGAACACGATGATGGTTGATGATGCACTAACCGAAGGGCCTAAACTCGCATCAAAAATCGTGGGAAGGGCTCAAGGATTTTATGCCATGGCTTCTCAAAATGAGGCTTCACTGCTTATGGTTATGAACTTTGTTTTCATGGAAGATAAGTATAATGGCAGTAGCATTACCATTCTTGGGAGAAATCCAGTGTTTAGTGACGTGAGAGAAATGTCTATTGTTGGAGGTAGCGGGCTTTTCGGGAATGCTCGTGGCTATGCATTGGCACATACAATTTCGGTTGACCCGAAAACAGGAGATGCCATTGTCGAGTACCATGTTTACGTATTGCATTTCCAGGGATTTGTTTTGGCTTAA